The following proteins come from a genomic window of Andrena cerasifolii isolate SP2316 chromosome 6, iyAndCera1_principal, whole genome shotgun sequence:
- the LOC143369692 gene encoding FAD synthase: MINIRRCVVRHVSKYRVHGQITIDKILVRAKSSEEHPTAGIIGNVVIGDEILKAQVKDTNSFYACNLLYKHGVKVHKISMVRDNVEDIAKEIKEFSKKFNYVFTSGGIGPTHDDVTYEAVALAFDDVLHYHPTLMDIVKNHFGCATFPSPNYKMAYIPTKSQLKFGTNEATGKRLPYPCIVMRNVFISPGSPMFFETSFRALCNESFAECRPFVTEQLYINAMEESFADVLSAVAQECPNVSFGSYPERNRYYKVRITIESDKKEDTEMAKKMFCERVPSNVIVDYDKFV; encoded by the exons ATGATAAATATACGGCGATGCGTGGTGAGACATGTATCGAAATACCGTGTCCATGGGCAAATTACCATAGATAAAATACTGGTACGAGCCAAGAGTAGCGAGGAACATCCAACCGCCGGAATAATCGGTAACGTAG tCATTGGGGATGAAATTTTGAAGGCACAAGTTAAAGATACCAATTCTTTTTACGCGTGCAACTTGCTGTACAAGCATGGAGTCAAGGTTCATAAA ATTTCAATGGTACGAGACAATGTTGAAGATATCGCGAAGGAGATTAaagagttttctaaaaaatttaattatgtttttacaTCCGGTGGTATAGGACCAACTCACGACGATGTTACATACGAAG CTGTAGCATTGGCATTTGACGACGTATTGCATTATCATCCCACATTGATGGACATTGTGAAAAATCACTTTGGTTGTGCAACTTTTCCTTCGCCTAATTATAAAATGGCGTAT ATACCAACCAAGAGCCAGCTTAAATTTGGGACAAACGAGGCCACAGGGAAACGCCTTCCTTATCCATGCATAGTGATGCGGAACGTTTTTATCTCGCCCGGATCACCTATGTTTTTTGAAACGTCCTTCCGGGCTCTATGCAAT GAGTCGTTTGCTGAATGCAGACCCTTCGTGACAGAGCAACTTTACATAAATGCGATGGAGGAATCGTTTGCGGACGTATTAAGCGCAGTCGCGCAAGAATGTCCAAACGTTTCCTTTGGCTCGTATCCAGAACGCAACAG GTATTACAAAGTGCGTATTACTATAGAGAGCGATAAGAAGGAGGATACTGAAATGGCGAAAAAAATGTTCTGCGAACGTGTACCAAGCAACGTGATAGTGGATTACGACAAATTCGTGTAA
- the LOC143369686 gene encoding LYR motif-containing protein 9 isoform X2, whose amino-acid sequence MASAKLREAAMNSPRQLYKFLLRECTRLPNDAQQFYKHSVKQSFKQHVIEPDKQRIRQIMEKAVQDAEWVVNKYASARKAK is encoded by the exons ATGGCTAGCGCAAAGCTACGGGAAGCGGCTATGAATTCACCGAGGcagctttataaatttttgctgCGTGAATGCACAAGATTACCAAACGATGCACAgcaattttataaacattcgGTTAAACAG AGTTTCAAACAGCATGTAATCGAGCCAGATAAGCAACGTATTCGGCAAATCATGGAGAAAGCAGTGCAGGATGCAGAATGGGTCGTCAACAAG TATGCAAGTGCTCGCAAggcaaaataa
- the LOC143369686 gene encoding LYR motif-containing protein 9 isoform X3, translating into MASAKLREAAMNSPRQLYKFLLRECTRLPNDAQQFYKHSVKQSFKQHVIEPDKQRIRQIMEKAVQDAEWVVNKDIC; encoded by the exons ATGGCTAGCGCAAAGCTACGGGAAGCGGCTATGAATTCACCGAGGcagctttataaatttttgctgCGTGAATGCACAAGATTACCAAACGATGCACAgcaattttataaacattcgGTTAAACAG AGTTTCAAACAGCATGTAATCGAGCCAGATAAGCAACGTATTCGGCAAATCATGGAGAAAGCAGTGCAGGATGCAGAATGGGTCGTCAACAAG GATATCTGTTAG
- the LOC143369686 gene encoding putative tRNA (uracil-O(2)-)-methyltransferase isoform X1, giving the protein MDFEKIICRETGASLSQFCKAIDIWWRNPQIANRRLLACVEISSIEIDCDIFEILQRILAMDLPLSTTQHHGDNAAEKMLFDSLRVTSEQSTPSSDKKIRLYVTKQLPRTPHIFSAGFEFSLLEKQESRVINIHKPLELDKRSLGPRTAYMIQQEKDGYTSISVYRPMNIPCDPSVEWLKKKLFPSISRWMKSETRCTSAPLSSLSLVSPEKYARLYCELKEKYGPELVKNWPENTDPKKFVYEDIAIAAYLLLLWEKERLERGTKDLQSFLDLGCGNGLLVHILCSEGYPGSGIDLRRRKIWDLFPSETPLQVRTIVPSSATVYPGVDWIIGNHSDELTPWIPVIAARSSTDCRFFLLPCCSYELDGTKYQRYCASKSQYSEYIDYVRNICNECGFKTYIDKLRIPSTKRICLVGWESKREEASTRENRIQQMISAKIRLVRRKEKINDIEKVNEGIDGWTCDFKPRDAVEKVRNCTQLDKTIITTIVDIVAKQLLDQGRIISLDETPKRIWNAGRCLELRQLTESIPREIIIRLRKECGGLQTLLKNHNHVFRVAQGKVEFRILGSEGIAERSKRRRSSLLPRMKLKGCWFHENHPNGCPTTETKCNYKHQSLD; this is encoded by the exons ATGGACTTTGAGAAGATAATATGTCGAGAAACTGGTGCAAGCCTGTCACAATTCTGCAAAGCTATCGATATTTGGTGGCGTAATCCTCAGATCGCTAACCGCAGACTTCTCGCATGTGTCGAGATATCGAGTATCGAAATTGACTGTGATATTTTTGAAATTCTCCAACGGATCCTTGCCATGGATCTTCCACTTTCAACTACGCAACACCACGGGGACAATGCTGCGGAGAAAATGTTATTCGACAGTTTGCGTGTCACTAGCGAACAATCGACACCATCGAGCGACAAGAAGATCCGCTTGTACGTGACAAAACAATTGCCACGCACACCACACATATTTTCCGCTGGCTTTGAGTTTTCATTGTTAGAGAAGCAAGAGAGTCGGGTGATTAACATTCACAAACCGCTTGAGTTGGATAAACGATCGCTTGGTCCCAGAACGGCCTACATGATACAACAAGAAAAAGATGGTTACACGTCCATAAGCGTGTATCGGCCGATGAATATTCCATGCGATCCGAGCGTAGAATGGTTAAAGAAGAAGCTCTTCCCATCTATATCGAGGTGGATGAAAAGTGAAACGAGGTGCACATCGGCCCCATTGTCTTCGTTAAGTCTCGTGTCACCCGAGAAATATGCGAGATTGTACTGCGAATTGAAGGAAAAGTATGGCCCAGAATTGGTAAAAAATTGGCCGGAGAATACAGATCCGAAAAAGTTTGTTTACGAGGATATTGCTATTGCTGCTTATCTGTTGTTATTGTGGGAGAAAGAGAGATTGGAAAGGGGAACTAAAGATTTACAATCATTCCTAGATCTGGGCTGCGGCAACGGCTTACTAGTACATATTTTATGCAGCGAAGGTTATCCCGGTTCAGGAATCGACTTGCGCAGAAGAAAGATTTGGGACCTGTTTCCGTCCGAGACTCCTCTGCAG GTTCGTACCATCGTCCCTTCTTCCGCCACTGTGTATCCGGGAGTTGATTGGATCATAGGAAATCACTCGGATGAATTGACACCGTGGATTCCAGTAATCGCTGCACGCAGCTCTACCGACTGTCGCTTTTTCTTATTACCCTGTTGTTCGTACGAACTCGACGGCACCAAATACCAACGATACTGTGCTTCGAAAAGTCAGTACTCGGAATACATCGATTATGTGAGGAACATATGCAACGAGTGCGGTTTCAAAACGTATATCGACAAATTAAGAATCCCTTCTACGAAACGAATCTGTCTAGTCGGATGGGAAAGTAAGCGCGAAGAGGCGAGCACAAGGGAGAACCGTATTCAGCAAATGATAAGCGCCAAGATAAGGCTGGTACGGCGAAAAGAAAAGATAAATGATATAGAAAAAGTAAACGAGGGTATCGACGGGTGGACTTGCGATTTTAAACCGAGAGACGCGGTGGAAAAGGTACGAAACTGTACACAGCTGGACAAAACAATAATCACGACTATCGTTGATATCGTGGCGAAACAATTACTCGATCAAGGCCGAATTATATCGCTCGATGAAACGCCTAAAAGAATTTGGAATGCAGGTCGTTGTCTCGAGCTGCGCCAACTCACCGAATCCATTCCAAGGGAAATTATCATACGGCTGCGAAAAGAATGCGGAGGTCTTCAAACCTTACTAAAAAATCACAATCATGTGTTCCGTGTGGCGCAGGGGAAAGTTGAGTTTCGAATACTTGGAAGCGAAGGTATTGCTGAAAGATCAAAGAGAAGGAGGAGCTCTCTGTTACCTCGGATGAAATTAAAGGGCTGCTGGTTTCATGAGAATCATCCGAACGGTTGTCCTACCACTGAAACAAAATGTAACTACAAACATCAATCACTGGATTAA